One part of the Fusobacterium sp. FSA-380-WT-3A genome encodes these proteins:
- the murA gene encoding UDP-N-acetylglucosamine 1-carboxyvinyltransferase — protein sequence MGVGAFKIVGNKKLEGILEVEGSKNASLPIFIATLIEKGTYVLKNIPDLMDIRTLIKLLESLGLEIERLDRNSYKIVNNGITNIEASYELVKKMRASFLVMGPMLAHCGEAKVSLPGGCAIGARPVDLHLKGFENLGVEITIEHGYVYGKVKENELKGNKIVLDFPSVGATENIVMAAVKAKGTTIIENVAREPEIDDLCNFLNKMGAKIEGIGEGRLIIEGVDKLYPCEYEIIPDRIVAGTFIIAAIMFEGIKVKGVCVEHLESFLMKLKEMGVTYEIDENGLFIVTSKIDDLRGVKVKTMPYPGFPTDLQSPIMTLMCLAKGSSEIKETIFENRFMHVPELNRMGAEITTEKNIAVIKGIKNFSSAQVMSSDLRAGAALVLAALKCDGESIVNRIYHIDRGYEDLDEKLRNIGADIERVKEEI from the coding sequence ATGGGAGTAGGAGCTTTTAAAATAGTTGGAAATAAAAAATTAGAGGGTATACTAGAAGTAGAAGGGTCAAAAAATGCTTCATTACCAATTTTTATAGCAACTCTTATAGAAAAAGGAACATATGTATTAAAAAATATTCCTGATCTTATGGATATAAGAACATTAATTAAATTATTAGAAAGTCTAGGACTTGAAATAGAGAGATTAGACAGAAATTCTTATAAAATTGTAAATAATGGAATTACTAATATAGAGGCCTCTTATGAATTAGTAAAAAAGATGAGGGCTTCATTTTTAGTAATGGGTCCAATGTTAGCTCATTGTGGAGAAGCAAAAGTTTCATTACCAGGTGGATGTGCAATAGGAGCTAGACCTGTTGACTTACATTTAAAAGGTTTTGAAAATCTAGGTGTTGAAATAACAATAGAACATGGATATGTATATGGAAAAGTAAAAGAAAATGAATTAAAAGGAAATAAAATAGTTTTAGATTTTCCAAGTGTTGGAGCTACAGAAAATATTGTAATGGCAGCTGTAAAGGCTAAGGGAACAACTATAATTGAAAATGTAGCTAGAGAACCAGAGATAGATGATTTATGTAACTTTTTAAATAAAATGGGTGCTAAAATAGAAGGAATAGGAGAGGGAAGATTAATCATAGAGGGTGTAGATAAGTTATATCCTTGTGAATATGAGATAATTCCAGATAGAATAGTAGCAGGAACATTTATAATAGCAGCCATCATGTTTGAAGGGATAAAAGTAAAAGGAGTTTGTGTAGAACATTTAGAAAGTTTCTTAATGAAATTAAAGGAAATGGGAGTTACATATGAAATAGATGAAAATGGATTATTTATAGTAACTTCAAAAATAGATGATTTAAGAGGGGTAAAAGTAAAAACTATGCCTTATCCAGGATTCCCTACAGATTTACAATCTCCAATCATGACTTTAATGTGTTTGGCTAAAGGAAGTAGTGAGATAAAAGAAACAATATTTGAAAATAGATTTATGCATGTTCCTGAATTAAATAGAATGGGAGCAGAGATAACAACAGAAAAAAATATAGCTGTAATAAAAGGAATAAAGAATTTTTCTTCAGCTCAAGTAATGTCTAGTGATTTAAGAGCAGGGGCAGCTTTAGTATTAGCAGCTTTAAAATGTGACGGAGAAAGTATTGTAAATAGAATCTATCATATAGACCGTGGATATGAAGATTTAGATGAAAAATTAAGAAATATTGGGGCGGATATAGAAAGAGTTAAAGAAGAAATATAG
- a CDS encoding OmpA family protein gives MKTKKIIVGFFISAILISGCTSNFVRPEGSMSYTSGGALSGAAAGALAGQLIGGNTKGTLIGTAAGALIGTAIGAHLQQQENEFRNILYNSGVEIINTGSSILLNIPEGLTFNLNSSSLKSQFTRHLDGIATVLNKYPKSNIIVTGHTDSTGSREYNMTLSQKRALTVGNYLVSRGVSPNRFAIVGKGPDMPIASNSTLEGRKANRRVTIEVLP, from the coding sequence ATGAAAACAAAAAAAATTATAGTTGGATTTTTTATTTCAGCAATTTTAATTTCTGGATGTACTTCTAATTTTGTAAGACCTGAAGGATCCATGTCTTATACTTCTGGTGGAGCTTTAAGTGGAGCTGCTGCTGGAGCTTTAGCAGGACAATTAATTGGTGGTAATACTAAAGGAACTCTTATAGGAACTGCTGCTGGGGCTTTAATCGGTACTGCTATAGGTGCTCATTTACAACAACAAGAAAATGAATTTAGAAATATTTTATATAATTCAGGAGTAGAAATTATTAATACTGGGTCTTCTATTTTATTAAATATTCCTGAAGGACTAACTTTTAATTTAAACAGCTCATCTTTAAAATCTCAATTTACTAGACATTTAGATGGTATTGCTACTGTTTTAAATAAATATCCTAAATCAAATATTATTGTTACTGGACATACAGACTCTACAGGTTCTCGTGAATATAATATGACTCTTTCTCAAAAAAGAGCACTTACAGTTGGAAATTATTTAGTTTCTAGGGGAGTATCTCCTAATAGATTTGCAATAGTAGGAAAAGGTCCTGATATGCCAATAGCTTCTAACAGTACTTTAGAAGGAAGAAAAGCAAATAGAAGAGTTACTATAGAAGTTTTACCATAA
- a CDS encoding DUF1694 domain-containing protein produces MEIFDIKEKTKIDFQKTQNEKNYYLGEFKENVISALRKEDIDENIQYRFLDLMKKENAKLLKISRELEMKKIKKYIEYAEKINLNYRLVDGIAYTGDIGMVIVSDYPIDNENKDVIFKNEKEIYKEKNLSPFYWEAEGKKICNFHYKQLKDKFKEKEDKFKKMGILDKILGYKCPICEKEKIKGDM; encoded by the coding sequence ATGGAGATATTTGATATAAAAGAAAAAACTAAAATAGATTTTCAAAAGACTCAGAATGAAAAAAATTATTATTTAGGAGAGTTTAAAGAAAATGTAATATCTGCCTTGAGAAAAGAGGATATTGATGAAAATATTCAATATAGGTTTTTAGATTTAATGAAAAAAGAAAATGCTAAATTGCTAAAAATTAGTAGAGAGCTTGAAATGAAAAAAATAAAAAAATATATTGAGTATGCTGAAAAAATTAATTTAAATTATAGGTTAGTTGATGGAATTGCTTATACAGGAGATATAGGAATGGTAATTGTATCTGATTATCCTATTGATAATGAAAATAAAGATGTAATTTTTAAAAATGAAAAAGAAATATATAAAGAAAAAAATCTATCGCCTTTTTATTGGGAGGCAGAAGGAAAAAAAATTTGTAATTTTCATTATAAACAATTAAAAGACAAATTTAAAGAAAAAGAAGACAAATTTAAAAAGATGGGGATATTAGATAAAATTTTAGGATATAAATGTCCTATATGTGAAAAAGAAAAAATAAAAGGAGATATGTAA